Below is a genomic region from Seriola aureovittata isolate HTS-2021-v1 ecotype China chromosome 23, ASM2101889v1, whole genome shotgun sequence.
CTCACTTTTATTGACACTTAAGAAACTGTTTAACCTGTTTCAATGAAGTTCACGCTGAACCTCAGTACTGAATGGCTACTTACATGGCTGTCGAGAAATTCAGCATGTAACTAATATTATGGCTTTATACTCTGCTCAGGCGTTTCCAGAGGCGTTGGCTTTATTCGTTTTGACCGGCGAGTTGAGGCTGAGGAGGCCATCAAGGGTCTGAACTGTCAGAAGCCGCCTGGTGCCACCGAACCCATTACAGTCAAGTTTGCGAACAACCCAAGCCAGAAGACCAGCCAGGCACTGCTGTCCCAGCTGTATCAGTCACCCAATCGAAGGTACCCAGGACCCCTCGCACAGCAGGCACAACGCTTCAGGTAAAAGGggcacaccaaaaaaaaaaaatctgattagAGCCAAGCACAGTTAATACTGCTAGTGATGCTGAATCTGTTGACCCTCTGACGTGTTTTGAAATTAGCATTTAAATTGTCTCACAGCAGtattatgaaaatattcttTGTTGGAGCTCATCAGTACTCTGAACAGAATAATTCATCCCcatattcacattttcaacTTTGTTGTGTTCCTCCTGTTGCAGATATAGACCTACCACACAATTGGGCTTGAGCAGATTTTGACACATATGGAAATGAGATGAGCAATACTCTGGTGGATAATTCAGTAGATGGTCTGAAAGTGTTATTGACAGTTAGCCTCGTTATTCGCCATAAACGTATTTGCTCCTCAGTCCACTGATTGACCtcagtggtttaaaaaaaacaaaagtggcaaaaaaaaatcacaatttgtGTAAATTGAATTTCCATGTAATATGTTGTGAAAGCTGCAATATTTCCAGCCTATCTTGCGCTTTCTTTATGAACTGATTGGCTCTTGTTGTGTAGGTTGAATATTGATAAACAAGCTCAGTTAACAGGTAAAGGACAAAAAGTGTTGTAAAGTGTTGTGATTGACTTGAGTGGAACAATTGACTTTAATTATGGTATCAGAACTATTACTCATCTCAGTCATCCTGTCAAAATGCATCATCACCTCCATAAACAACTTTCttaatgttgaaatgaatgTAACGTTggtgtttgtttaattttttttaggtTGGACAATCTGCTGAATATGGCCTATGGAGTCAAAAGgtaaattgattttcttttttatattttaaaggctGCTTTAATTGATCCTGAGGGAAATTCAGACTTAACAGGGAGctgatgggatttttttttccatcatgaGCTCTTGGCAATACAGATAGGGCAGTAGAGAACACTGCATAAGGTAAATCTGATTCAGTATTAGGTTGTTGATCAAAGTAATTAGTGCGTTAGTGCTCTctacaaatatatacataattcagttggtgtgtgtgaatCAGGCTGTTTTGTCTTAACAACAAGTGTATATGTGTTAGTGTATATGCAGGAGGGAGAAGCGGGAAGGGAGGGCAAGAGTCAAACATGGTCAAGTGGTGGGTGTCACTACGTACTCTTCTGACCTGGGACAATCACGTTCCCTCTGCATCAATAGACTAGAGATGATGAAAGCTCAATTCCTGGGGCTAATTTGAGGAATAAATGAATTCTGCTGATAGTcacacatttaatatttagtttagttagtgGAAATCGTGTCAGACTGGTTTATCAGTTATGTTTAAAGTAGGATTAATATTTAtagcattttgtttgttttttttaagccatgTCCTGCCCagaaaaactgacaaacaaactgaaatgtcacatttttctacattaaattaattcattCTTGTGCAGAGTAGTGTCTACACTGTGCTGCTGGCAACAAAttgtaataatatttttctgAATTACCACAAGCAAGGTAATTTTCATACCTGCCAGCATGTACGCTGAAGCTGTATATTTGAAGAGGTCACAATGATGGCTCTCTATTACTGTGTGTATATTGACCAGACTGTACAACATACTCTTGTACAGTTCCTGATGTTAAACATAACCATGTGCAGTCATGGGCACTTTAAACTTaattttgattgattatttaGTATGTCCCTCTCTAAAGTAAGGTTAGTGACAGTGATGCAGTGAAGTGCTTTAATCCCAGCATAATGTCACAACATGTCTAGATTAAAGCATTGTCTACACTGCTTGTCTACATAACAAAGGACAGAGTTTTACAACCTCTTTCTTGCTATTGCACAAAATTGCATACTTGTATTTTGAGCTACATACTCTTACCTTGATCTATTATGGACAGCCCTGTCCTGTTTAAAGTTGGTTGCGTCAGACATCTTTCAGTATTCGCCAGGATACCAGTTTGTCTAAGTTCAGTTTTATAAGAATGCCTTCCTCGGGTATGATTGAAGTCCAGTCCCCTGAAAGCTCAAAGGCCCGTCACTGGCGACAATAGActtgtgatttcttttctgCCCTGCTCGTTGGCTGACGTTTTGGTTGCCAAATCTCTCTCCGGGTCCTTGATGCTGGGAGCACACCTGTCATGGTGGATGTTCCCTGAGAGGCCAACTGGAGCAGCTAATCTTACATGACACCTGCTGCAATAATTCATAGGCTTTCTATGCACTtagaattttgttttttctaactGCAAAACCACATTTACCTAAAGCCAGGACAGCCTGCGTGCTGTATTATTCCAGTCTTGGCACAAATTCCAACTTGGATATGGTGCTTGTTTACCATTACTTTTCCAGTTTTTGGTTTTGATAAAAAGGactctgtcctcctgtctttgTAGGCCCATGGTGAGCTCAAAAAGCTGCTGTAATTTGATTTGTCTGTGAACTGCACTGTTAGCTGCAGAGTCAGAATGACagctcagcttttttttttctttctttttttttttggatgaggctgattttataacttatttccatgctgaagaaaaaatattttgacttaTCAAAGAATATCTTGTTCATGTAATGATTTATGGAGAAGTGTTAACACTGTGACTAAGAGCAATGTAAACATGGCACAGAATGAAGTGTGGCTAGTGCTGATCCCTGTAGAGACTTGTCAGATTCTGTCAGTCCTGTTGGCACAATCTCTTGTCTTATTAAAAAGGCCAGTTTTAACCTCATTTTGGCCCTTGCTTTGAACCACgttactttttgtgtttttacagcaggTTCTCCCCCATGGCCATTGATGGGGTGACCAGCTTGGCTGGCATCAACATCCCGGGGCACGCAGGGACTGGCTGGTGTATCTTCGTCTACAACCTGGCTCCAGATGCAGATGAAAGCATCCTTTGGCAGATGTTTGGGCCATTTGGTGCCGTCACAAACGTCAAAGTTATTCGCGACTTCAACACAAACAAGTGCAAAGGATTTGGTTTTGTCACCATGACTAACTACGATGAGGCAGCCGTGGCCATCGCCAGCTTGAATGGATACCGCCTCGGGGACAGAGTGCTGCAAGTCTCGttcaaaaccaacaaaacacacaaagcctAATACCCACTGAGATTGTTTCTAGAAAActcagcagaaaatggaaacagaaaatggaaGCGTACCGACCTTTCTACATTAGTAAAAACAGCTTTGTAAATCAGTGTTAcgaagaaaaacaatatttagcGTCCAAcaatgtgatttcttttctttttttcattgctACGCTTTGAATCTTCTCAATATACtttaaaactggaaaaaaaatactgcaggtTTTATTGCCTGTGATGTTGAATTCTCTTGCTGTCTTTACAGATGGACCATCTAAAACATTACTATaggttttgtcattttgttgcaCATCTGCTTTGAAAAAGTAAGTCTTGTAAGGTTATGTGTAGtgattttctttgtatttttgtgtcctGATTTGCCTTAGGTGCGTTATGCCTTCAGTGGTTAGCAAGTACTTATTTTGATCTCTTTGCGATTTTGTTGATTTTGCAAGTGTTCTGTTTATTGTAATATGAGTTGGTTATTGGTTGGCTGCATAATGTTGCTTATTGTAAACTTAACggataaaagacaaaaaaaaaattcttaaagCAGTACCTTGCCAAAGAGCTAAGAACCTCTTTGATGTGGGTTTAAAAAGCATCtatttttataaaaagaaaaatttggaGAAACTTTTTACTGGACCTGGAACAAAATATTTTGACTTGGATACTTTGAGAAATATCTTCATATGACACCTTGTGAGCTTTTGAACTTTACAAGAAAGTTTGCAGTGGTTGAAATTTCTGGAGAGATTTATGATGTAAAAGATACCTTTTGAGATCTTTGTATTATCTTTAGATTATAGAATCAATGGCAGTGCTGGTTTCATTTGTAAAATCATCTGTGGGTCCCCCTGTCATCCTGGTTGTTACGACTAGCAACTCGCTTTCCGATTTAATTTGGAAACGGACAAAAATACAAAGGTTTAATCGCAAAAAGTGCATGCAAAATTATAAAGTGGAGATATCTCTTAAAAGGTAAATGGGGGATAAAAATCAGTTCTTCCTAAAGGATTCCCTTCAGATGGAGCTCATGGTGTTCTGTGGTGTACCTACGATATATCATTAGACTGATTTTGTCTTAATATCAACCAATAAGGGTTTTTACATACTTTGTATGAAAGAATGAGGACAAGCCAATGAAGGCAGcagcttaaaaaaaaccttgtcTGAAGAATAGAACGGATTACTCCTGAGCTTTGAGCTATGTAAATAAGTCCTTTTTTATGTTGAGTATTTTGCAAACTTCTTTTGGTTCTAGTTTGGACTTCATTGGAAAGtgtgatattatatatatcgttttcttttttcttttatggaGTATGTACggtattttcattttggatATTAacctttttcatttcagtttcccTTGAGTTGAAAAACTTGATTTGTTGTCCTATGGACTAGCATTACAGTGCATCAAATTTGTTGGTTGTTTGGTCTGTAGATAGTCTTGCTTCGTAAAAAAGGTATTAAGAAACTatagacatttgtttttgttttttatatataaacattatagatatatatttatgtggtAAAGAATGGATATAAACCACAGTTTTGAactatttgatttttctttttttttttcatactcatatatatatatacgtaatGCATATAACCTGTCTTTAAAATCGTAAAAAGGTGTATATTGCTTTATTCACTTCAGGGGAAGGTCAGTGAAGCAGTTCCATTAACAATAGCAAAATTGGTCGCAGGAGTTTGTCAAACAACATCTAACTCATCTTGAACAAACAAATGGAGGCTGTCGAGCCTTAGATGCACTGAATACTGCACCTGCATCCTGCTTGGTATTTAAACCAATTACTAGTCATGCTTCCCCTTAAATGAGCAGTGTGCTATGCATTATATAATTATCTTTGCAActgctttttcttgtttatcTATTCCTTCTTTGTGTTACTTGTAAAAGTTAAACTTTAAGTCTAGATGAGTTGTGATACTTGCTGCTGTGGGGTAgagatgacatttttcatgcctgacCTGTCATTGTtgaaaataacttttcttttttgtaactTCTTCATGATGATTTGGTCTTGACAAATTGTGCTGATGGTCTGACATGAAAAAATGTTCCCTCCCACCCCTCTTATCTCAATTCTTAATATGagaatgattatttatttgaagttgtATAGTCTGACTTGGTTCACAGCATTTTTGGAATAGAATATCTTTTGTTGAGTATTTAAAAGGATGTACATGttctttactttgtgtttggaTACTTTGGATTTTTTCCATGTTCGGTACATCAATAAATAAGTTGAAGGGCAATGCAGCTTTGTGAATGGATCCCATCAttcctttttcttgtttgctAAAACCAGTTTAACATGCAAACATGTCAGCAAGTCATATTTGCCACTCTGTGTAGtagaatttaaatgaatttaaaactcTATCCATATGTTTTAGTTAAAGGTGAAAGGGGCACCCAAGCATCTTAGATCGATACCACGTCCGTGTggtgaatatgaagctacagtctgaatagcttagcattaagacaggaaggagggggaagcaggacagagccaggctagccgTTTCCTCATcttttctagtctttatgctaggctGACGttctgctggctgtagcttcatatttatcagaaaaaatacataatattaatcttatctaactctcagcaagaaagtgaataatttAACATAATGAACTATTCTTCTTGGGTAAtctggttctttttttttcttgtctgtatATTAGTATTATCTCAGTTTTGTTTCTAAGTAGCTTCAGAACACACGATGCTTTTTGATTCTAGCAGTCAGTGAATGAGTGTTTGGTTGTCTGTTTGCTACACTGCTATCGACTGATATTTTCTAGTGTAAAGTTTAATCTTAGACTGTAGATTAGATTGTATTTTAACAGTATCTAACAGTGTAGCAGTGTAGCAACAAGTAggtgtttaaactgttttacagattttagcttcaaatgactgaaaaatgCTAATCTGTCTTCAAATTACCTCAGCAGATAATTTGGTCAGAGTTCAGTTGCTGGCTTGAATGTGCAGTCACAGGGAGCAGCACACAGCTTGAAGGAAGAAGCCTGATagagtattgattttttttttttttttttttttttttatctcatgcTCCACTTGAGACCGACAGCCTCGCTGAAGATGAAATGGCCTGCTTTGAAGTGCGCTTCCCTACTGCGCAGCCACCTCACACTGCTCGACTGTCATTTTAGGGGCATTGCAAGGACACAGATGGAAGTCGCTGAAGATACCACACTGCCTTTTTGTCTGATGTATTCACTGTTTGGGGGTGGGAGGGTTCAGCATATCGTTCAATTTAatgaaaactgtatttatgGCATCCTCAATCATGTAGTCATACTTGCACTCTGTTTGGCTAGCGGAAGATAAGGAGGCTAATCTGTGCTCTGCTTAAAAAGCTTTCTGAGTCTCTCCGATATTTACTGTGCCATTAGCCTGCATGTTGGAACAGAAGTAATCTTTCCTGACAGCAGTTTCTACTATGAAAGGAGTGATTTTTGCCATTTAAATGCATCCCATATGTCAATATTAAGATTGCATAGCacttattatttttgttgtgctttACTGGAAACATACTGATGTCAGGAGCTTTGGCTGAGTGACAGTATGTTTGGTTTTTCCGTCATGTTTGAGGCTCTTCTCCCAGCTCAAACTGGTCTTACCATGGCAGACAAGTTCTGTGATACGACATCTTCTAGCTATATGTTGTGATTACATGCTGCTAGTAAAAATGGGATTCGGCTTAAGCAGTTAATGGCCATCACAGAGAAGTTGGTATAAGTTGATGTCACATCCATCTTAGTTATTTGACATAAAGAAAGGGATTTTCAGTCAGTGGGTTTCCTCCTGCGGTGAACTATATCATCAGTGTTTTGACTGCTGGTTGAAAATTACTTTGACACCTTTTTGAATGCTTTGGGCAAGCAGTCATTCAGATCACACGATGAAGCAAAAGGGACAAAAATTACCTTTTAACTTTGAAGAGGACACCATTTCATCCTGAGTGACATCTTGGTGCTTGGTATGCAAAGGCCAAAAaattaaattgtgtgttttaaaagaagGTGCCTAATCAAAACTAACCCAGACCATAAAGGGAGAAGAAGTCATTACCGCACTGTGGCACCATCTGATCAGGCTCAAGCAGCGGTTCTCAACCTTTTGTTAGACAGCCCTGTCAAAAGGACTCAGCTGAACTGCTTTTAAACTACGGCGGTAGAAGAAGTATTAAGATACTGTAATTAAGCAGAAGTAGCAGTAACACAGTAAGTAGTTACAAGCCCAACATTCAAAATATCAAGTATGCATTATAagaaaaaatgtactttaaataTAATGCAGAGTGAACCTGTCAGtgttatagtttttatatattattgaGTTGTTTCCACTGAAGCATTCTCAGATGCAACTGCTCAGTTTTACAGAGTTTGGTGAAATCACATAATTCCCAGCATAGTTCTGCCCTATTCAAGTTCTGATTGACCAGAGAGGCTGAAAACACCAGTGAGGATGCAGAGCGTTTAATTTTCAAGGTAACTAGTAACTATAGCTGTGAAGTAAATGGAGTGAAGTAGAAGTTTGAAGTAGtgttaaactaaactaaacttaaGTACATGTATCTCAAagttttacagtaaatccacTTATTAACACTGTTAAACTGTTATTTACCATTGCTATATGCACttactgagcactttattaggaacaccataccAATACTGGGCAGGGCCTACCTTTGCCCTCGTAGGCTTCAGTTCTTCGTGGCCTGGGTTCCACAGGATGTTGGAAACTTGTTCTCCATGTTGATACAACTGCATCACATTACTTCTGCTGAtgtgtcagctgcacattcatgctgccaatctcctgttctaccatgTACCAAAGATgctctactggattcagatctggttACAAAGGAGGTCaatgaagttcactgaactcactgtcatattcatgaaaccagtttgagacgacaTTTGCCTTGCGACATGGTTGTGGCCGTACATGAATGCACATGATCAGCAAGAATACTCAGATAGGCCGTGACATTCAAACCAcgattgattggtattaagttGCTAAAAGAGTACCAAGAAAATATTCCCCACACCCAGGCAGGTTGGGTTCATGGATTCATGCAACCATACCAGCTGCAAGCCTCcacagaaatccagattcatcagaccagactATGTTTAGTTTTGGTGAGCCTGTGCCCACTGTACATACATCAGCTTCCTCTGCTTTTGTagtctgctcaccacagttgtaaaggctggttatctgagttacagCAGCCTTTCTCTCAGCTCAGACTAGTTGGGAcatcctcctctgacctctcttaTCAACTATAAtcacttcatgttttttttgtttctcaccCCATTCAGAGTGAAAACTCtggagactgttgtgtgtgaaaatctcaggagatcagcagtttcacatCACGCCATTGTCCAAGTCCCTGAGATCCAAGaaaattcaacttttcttgAATGACTGAGAATTTTCACAGACATCGGAGAATATTTTCCCCATTCTTATGTTttatgtgaacattaactgaagctcctggcCTGCATCTACAGGATCTTATGCATTGCACTACTGCTATGTGATTGGCTTattgaaagaatgaatgaataagcaGGAACAGGTTTTTAATGTTcttaataaagtgctcagtgacaGTAATAAGGGGCAGAAGCTGCACATTTCAACCATTCGTCCATTATTTTTAGGTACTTAAactatttatgtatttgttgcACCTCTCTATTTCAACCACTTATCCATCAATTTAACCATTATTTTTTGCATTCAattgtattttctatttttttttaaccccgCAACTGCACATGGAAGCCTGGTTGAAAATCTAAGTAGCAGTAAAATGTGGTTGacgctttctctctttttgaaCATTGATTGCATTTTGTCTGTACAAAAAACTTTATACTGTAGATCCTtgtaacatgtaaacatgtattGTATTATGCCTGTTTATAATATAGGTTTGGAATACAAAcacatgttacataaatatatatccctcccaaagcctgtcagtatgtTTTcgttaaaaatgttaataaagaaGATGTATGACATATATGGTTAGTTATTAAGAAAATCatgtacaaacatacaaatTTTTAATGAAGTTGCATTTTGCCATgattatttcatgtattttatttatatatatatatatatatatatatatatatatatatatatatatatatatgtaataatgtATATTCTTATAGATGACACATATAATGCCAGTTGCACTGAACATGGACTCATGAGAACCATTGGTGAAGGACAGCACGGTTTTCTTGTCCTTGAAGATTCCATGGCTGTATCGCTTACCATATGAACAGGCAAAGCCCAGAGTGAGTACTTGATATAGGGACCAAAATGaaatttatactgtatatgtcatgactcatggtatagtaaggcataaataagtCATACAGGAAGGCAAGGGGTTTGAACCAAAAACCCTCTCAGCGTAAgtcaaatgtttttatcactgtCAAACCATGCTGCCCaatcataaagtcatagtatactaaggcataaaaagatcataatataataggcctaaaaagtcatggtatagtaagtcatgtgaatgtcattgtatagtaacacataaaaatgtcatactataataaggaataaaaaagtaatggtatagtaaggcataagaagttatagtatattaagggagTAAAAAGTAAtggtatagtagggcataagaagttatagtatagtaaggcataaaaacaacatagtaatacatgaaaaataataataaattaaaacatgacaatgtcagagtcaggcatgaaaagtcaaactgTAGTAgggcataaagatgtcatagtataatgaggcataaaaagttattgtaggctataaaaggtcataaaaacgtcatagtatggcattaaacatcagagtatattaaggcataaaaagtcacaaaaaaataatattttaaggtGTGAAAAGTCATGGTATGAAATCATGaagatgccaaaaaaagttatagtatagtaagtcataaaaataccaaaaaacggcatagtgtgttgaggcataaaaagtcatgaaaatgtcatagtatagaatggcaaaaaTGATGGcatatgccttaatatactatgacgttttttggcatttttatgacttactatactctgttgtctATGCCTTAGCgtagtattatgtttttatgacattttatgccatattatactatgacgttttttgaaattttcatgccatactatactatgatgtttgttggcatttttatgactgattatactatgttgtttgattccttgccatagtatgacgttgttatgaccttttatgcctaaatatactatgtggtttatttgccattttttgccatactatactatatggtttatttgccattttttgccatactatactatgtcgttttttggcatttttatgacttactatactatgactttttttggcattttcatgacttactattctctgttgtcaatgctttagcatagtattaggtttttctgactttttatgccatactattctatgacgttttttggcattttcatgatTTACTTTACTCTGTCGTCAATGCCTcagcatagtattatgtttttatgacatgttatgccatattatactatgacgtttttttaaattttcatgccatactatactatgacgttttttggcatttttatgacttactatactatgatgttttttgtcatttttattaattattatactatgttgtttgattccttgccatactatgacgttgttatgaccttttatgccttaatatactatattgttttttcgacattttttgccatactataatatgacgttttttggcatttttatgacttattatactatgacgttttttggcattttcatgacttactattctctgttgtcaatgctttagcatagtattatgtttttatgactttttatgccatactatactatgacgttttttgggattttttgccatactatactatgacgtttttttggtatttttatgacttattatactatgttgtttgattccttgccatactattgcgttgttatgaccttttatgccttaatatactacattgtttttttgacattttttgccatactatactatgacgttttttggcatttttatgacttactatactatgacgttttttg
It encodes:
- the elavl2 gene encoding ELAV-like protein 2 isoform X1 — protein: MAVRLCDVASLLRSGSWAPEPWTGQVIAAMETQLSNGPTCNNTSNGPSTISNNCSSPVESGSIEDSKTNLIVNYLPQNMTQEELKSLFGSIGEIESCKLVRDKITGQSLGYGFVNYVDPKDAEKAINTLNGLRLQTKTIKVSYARPSSASIRDANLYVSGLPKTMTQKELEQLFSQYGRIITSRILVDQVTGVSRGVGFIRFDRRVEAEEAIKGLNCQKPPGATEPITVKFANNPSQKTSQALLSQLYQSPNRRYPGPLAQQAQRFRLDNLLNMAYGVKSRFSPMAIDGVTSLAGINIPGHAGTGWCIFVYNLAPDADESILWQMFGPFGAVTNVKVIRDFNTNKCKGFGFVTMTNYDEAAVAIASLNGYRLGDRVLQVSFKTNKTHKA
- the elavl2 gene encoding ELAV-like protein 2 isoform X3, with the translated sequence METQLSNGPTCNNTSNGPSTISNNCSSPVESGSIEDSKTNLIVNYLPQNMTQEELKSLFGSIGEIESCKLVRDKITGQSLGYGFVNYVDPKDAEKAINTLNGLRLQTKTIKVSYARPSSASIRDANLYVSGLPKTMTQKELEQLFSQYGRIITSRILVDQVTGVSRGVGFIRFDRRVEAEEAIKGLNCQKPPGATEPITVKFANNPSQKTSQALLSQLYQSPNRRYPGPLAQQAQRFRLDNLLNMAYGVKSRFSPMAIDGVTSLAGINIPGHAGTGWCIFVYNLAPDADESILWQMFGPFGAVTNVKVIRDFNTNKCKGFGFVTMTNYDEAAVAIASLNGYRLGDRVLQVSFKTNKTHKA
- the elavl2 gene encoding ELAV-like protein 2 isoform X2 is translated as MAVRLCDVASLLRSGSWAPEPWTGVIAAMETQLSNGPTCNNTSNGPSTISNNCSSPVESGSIEDSKTNLIVNYLPQNMTQEELKSLFGSIGEIESCKLVRDKITGQSLGYGFVNYVDPKDAEKAINTLNGLRLQTKTIKVSYARPSSASIRDANLYVSGLPKTMTQKELEQLFSQYGRIITSRILVDQVTGVSRGVGFIRFDRRVEAEEAIKGLNCQKPPGATEPITVKFANNPSQKTSQALLSQLYQSPNRRYPGPLAQQAQRFRLDNLLNMAYGVKSRFSPMAIDGVTSLAGINIPGHAGTGWCIFVYNLAPDADESILWQMFGPFGAVTNVKVIRDFNTNKCKGFGFVTMTNYDEAAVAIASLNGYRLGDRVLQVSFKTNKTHKA